Proteins encoded by one window of Sediminicoccus rosea:
- a CDS encoding amidohydrolase family protein, with product MDLLITDTVVVTQDDERRLLDHAAIAIKGDRIAAVGDSATLEREHPDLPRFPARGLAVFPGFINAHTHTALTVLRGTVEDWAGNAVYGYMSPVSYEMTPEERAVMVSMGCLEAIRSGCTTLVDPFRHVPNYIDAMAATGLRLWLSENCADINTLRIRMGDYSEDKEFGRVFLDRTIACIEAWQGRGEGRVNFQIAAHAPDNCSPAMLHKLNELAAKYGLTRTVHLAQSMDEVQAVAKMRDGLTPAGYLDREGFLGPDLVGAHWTFCTPADVELLAARGVQMAHCPANSSRRGPHTALLGLIRDAGVNIAFGTDNMTEDMFHAMKIGLITHRGGRGRATEGGVNPSPQAVLDGVTRNGARSVGASALIGSIEAGKKADLTILDLNTPSLRPIINLVSSVVHYGHPGAVHSVMVDGEFLLRDRKMLALDEAALMAEAQRVTRRVWEGMMTKNPDIPPPPGGLRWLDV from the coding sequence ATGGATCTGCTCATCACCGACACGGTCGTGGTCACGCAGGATGACGAGCGCCGCCTGCTCGACCATGCCGCCATCGCCATCAAGGGCGACCGCATCGCGGCGGTGGGCGACAGCGCCACGCTGGAGCGCGAGCACCCCGACCTGCCGCGCTTCCCCGCCCGCGGCCTCGCCGTCTTTCCCGGCTTCATCAACGCCCACACCCACACGGCACTCACCGTGCTGCGCGGCACGGTGGAGGATTGGGCCGGCAATGCCGTCTATGGCTACATGTCCCCCGTCAGCTACGAGATGACGCCGGAGGAGCGCGCCGTCATGGTCAGCATGGGCTGCCTGGAGGCGATCCGCTCGGGCTGCACCACGCTGGTGGACCCCTTCCGCCACGTCCCCAACTACATCGACGCGATGGCCGCGACGGGCCTGCGCCTCTGGCTCTCCGAGAATTGCGCCGACATCAACACGCTGCGCATCCGCATGGGCGACTACAGCGAGGACAAGGAATTCGGCCGCGTCTTCCTCGACCGCACCATCGCCTGCATCGAGGCCTGGCAGGGCAGGGGCGAGGGCCGCGTGAACTTCCAGATCGCCGCCCACGCGCCCGACAACTGCTCACCCGCCATGCTGCACAAGCTGAATGAGCTGGCTGCGAAATACGGCCTCACCCGCACCGTGCACCTCGCCCAGAGCATGGACGAGGTGCAGGCGGTGGCGAAGATGCGCGACGGCCTCACCCCCGCCGGCTATCTGGACCGCGAGGGTTTCCTCGGCCCCGACCTGGTCGGCGCGCATTGGACCTTCTGCACGCCAGCCGATGTGGAACTGCTCGCCGCCCGCGGCGTGCAGATGGCGCATTGCCCGGCCAATTCCTCCCGTCGCGGGCCGCACACGGCGCTGCTCGGCCTGATCCGGGATGCCGGCGTGAACATCGCCTTCGGCACCGACAACATGACGGAGGACATGTTCCACGCCATGAAGATCGGCCTCATCACCCATCGCGGCGGGCGCGGCCGGGCCACCGAGGGGGGCGTGAATCCCTCACCTCAGGCGGTGCTGGATGGGGTCACGCGCAATGGCGCGCGTTCGGTCGGCGCCAGCGCGCTCATCGGCTCGATCGAGGCGGGCAAGAAGGCGGATCTCACCATCCTCGACCTCAACACGCCGAGCCTGCGCCCGATCATCAACCTCGTCTCCAGCGTGGTGCATTACGGCCACCCGGGCGCGGTGCATTCCGTGATGGTGGATGGCGAGTTCCTGCTGCGCGACCGCAAGATGCTGGCGCTGGACGAGGCGGCACTGATGGCCGAGGCGCAGCGCGTCACGCGCCGCGTCTGGGAGGGGATGATGACGAAGAACCCCGACATCCCGCCGCCGCCCGGCGGCCTGCGCTGGCTCGACGTCTAG
- a CDS encoding RidA family protein has product MAHQRFRRFNTGMYYKDHDVKNEMCMAVRAGNIIFLRGQTGFTFDGGFVGHGDAAAQADQAMKNVKVLLEEAGAKMEHICKITTYITDRAYRESVYQVIGRHLGTIAPVGTGLIVNGLALPEMLVEIDIDAVIPDGEG; this is encoded by the coding sequence ATGGCGCATCAACGCTTCCGCCGCTTCAACACCGGCATGTACTACAAGGACCATGACGTGAAGAATGAGATGTGCATGGCGGTGCGCGCCGGCAACATCATCTTCCTGCGTGGGCAGACCGGCTTCACCTTCGATGGCGGCTTCGTCGGCCATGGCGACGCCGCCGCCCAGGCCGACCAGGCGATGAAGAATGTGAAGGTGCTGCTGGAAGAGGCCGGCGCCAAGATGGAGCACATCTGCAAGATCACGACCTACATCACCGACCGCGCCTATCGCGAGAGCGTGTACCAGGTGATCGGGCGGCATCTGGGCACCATCGCGCCGGTCGGCACGGGGCTGATCGTGAACGGGCTCGCGCTGCCGGAGATGCTGGTGGAGATCGACATCGACGCCGTGATCCCGGATGGCGAAGGATGA
- a CDS encoding RidA family protein, producing MIHLGGISAGDVAPFHTAEAAARQAEAVFDRLEAEISRQGGKLTDLCKITMQITDRAYRQAVYGVMGKRLMGVRPVSTGLIVKALHEPAALFQLDAFAVPGGPHQRIRPYRSTSMPYGLEKQPFEAEFCMAVVAGQRVFLRGQTGLTLEGGFSTVGDAGGQARIAIANVQKLLADAGATLADAAHATIYVTDRAYIGPVMRELLPPLSAHPIPHTLFVVKGLAAPEILMEIDVHACLG from the coding sequence ATGATCCATCTGGGCGGCATTTCGGCGGGCGACGTCGCGCCCTTCCATACCGCCGAGGCGGCGGCGCGCCAGGCCGAAGCGGTGTTCGACCGGCTGGAGGCCGAGATCTCGCGCCAGGGCGGCAAGCTGACCGACCTCTGCAAGATCACCATGCAGATCACCGACCGCGCGTACCGACAGGCGGTCTATGGCGTGATGGGCAAGCGGCTGATGGGTGTCAGGCCCGTCAGCACCGGCTTGATCGTGAAGGCGCTGCATGAGCCGGCGGCGCTGTTCCAGCTCGATGCCTTCGCGGTGCCGGGCGGGCCGCACCAGCGCATCCGCCCCTATCGCTCGACCAGCATGCCCTACGGGCTGGAGAAGCAGCCCTTCGAGGCGGAGTTCTGCATGGCCGTCGTCGCCGGCCAGCGCGTCTTCCTGCGCGGGCAGACGGGGCTGACGCTGGAGGGCGGCTTCTCGACCGTCGGCGATGCGGGCGGGCAGGCGCGCATCGCCATCGCCAATGTGCAGAAGCTGCTGGCCGATGCCGGCGCGACGCTCGCCGATGCGGCGCATGCGACCATCTACGTCACCGACCGCGCCTATATCGGGCCCGTGATGCGTGAGCTGCTGCCGCCGCTCTCGGCGCATCCGATCCCGCACACGCTCTTCGTCGTGAAGGGGCTGGCGGCGCCGGAGATCCTCATGGAGATCGACGTCCATGCCTGTCTGGGATGA
- a CDS encoding ABC transporter substrate-binding protein, translating into MRRIALALAFLAAPVARAQDVNIAVGGAFTSLDPHFHNLTPNSALTQHLFDRLLEPDANLRPQPGLAESYRALSPTSWEFKLRPGIRFHDGTPFTADDVAFTFARVPNVAGSPASYAFFTRPVREVVVVDALTLRLETHAPAPLIPAMMQGLPMIGRRQGEGMTTSDYNSGRAAIGTGPYRLVSYAPGDRAVFARNADWYGGPVTWNRVTYRFIGNDSARLAALKAGDVDLIDQVPTRDVADLARDGRLTVFSTPSLRNIYLYLDGWREQTPHVTDHQGRPLPSNPLRDVRVRRALSLAINRAGMVAQVMDGQAAPSGQLLPAGAVGHDPELRPDPHDPEQARRLLAEAGYPQGFTVALHGPNDRYVNDAQILQAIAQMWARIGVRVRVEALPSSAYFSRTARDEFSIGLLGWGTGTGEPDSPLANLLATIDPSRGRGASNRSRYSNPRFDAALDRALATLDLAEREAVYREATGIAIRDQAIIPLHHQVNIWAARRGFTYAPRNDERTLAMSLTRGP; encoded by the coding sequence ATGCGGCGTATCGCTCTGGCCCTCGCGTTCCTCGCGGCCCCGGTGGCGCGGGCGCAGGATGTGAACATCGCGGTGGGTGGCGCCTTCACCTCGCTCGATCCGCATTTCCACAACCTCACGCCCAACAGCGCGCTGACGCAGCACCTCTTCGACCGGCTGCTGGAGCCGGATGCGAACCTCCGCCCGCAGCCGGGACTGGCCGAGAGCTATCGCGCCCTCTCGCCCACCAGTTGGGAGTTCAAGCTGCGCCCGGGCATCCGCTTCCACGACGGCACGCCCTTCACGGCGGATGATGTCGCCTTCACCTTCGCGCGTGTGCCGAATGTGGCGGGCAGCCCGGCCAGCTACGCCTTCTTCACGCGGCCGGTGCGCGAGGTGGTGGTGGTGGATGCGCTGACGCTGCGCCTGGAGACGCATGCGCCGGCACCGCTCATCCCCGCCATGATGCAGGGCCTGCCCATGATCGGCCGCCGCCAGGGCGAGGGCATGACGACGAGCGACTACAACAGCGGGCGGGCCGCGATCGGCACCGGGCCCTATCGCCTCGTCTCCTATGCGCCGGGGGATCGCGCCGTCTTCGCGCGCAATGCCGACTGGTATGGCGGGCCGGTGACCTGGAACCGCGTCACCTATCGCTTCATCGGCAATGACAGCGCAAGGCTGGCCGCACTCAAGGCGGGGGACGTGGACCTGATCGACCAGGTGCCGACGCGCGACGTGGCGGATCTCGCGCGCGACGGGCGCCTGACCGTCTTCAGCACGCCGAGCCTGCGGAACATCTACCTCTACCTCGATGGCTGGCGCGAGCAGACGCCGCATGTGACGGACCATCAGGGAAGGCCCCTGCCCAGCAACCCGCTGCGCGACGTGCGGGTGCGGCGCGCGCTGTCGCTCGCCATCAACCGCGCCGGCATGGTGGCGCAGGTGATGGATGGGCAGGCGGCGCCCTCCGGCCAGTTGCTGCCGGCGGGGGCGGTCGGGCATGATCCGGAATTGCGGCCTGACCCGCATGACCCCGAGCAGGCGCGGCGGCTCCTGGCCGAGGCGGGCTATCCGCAGGGCTTCACGGTCGCGCTGCACGGCCCCAATGACCGCTACGTGAATGACGCGCAGATCCTGCAGGCCATCGCGCAGATGTGGGCGCGGATCGGCGTGCGGGTGCGGGTGGAGGCCCTGCCCTCCTCCGCCTATTTCAGCCGCACGGCGCGGGACGAGTTCAGCATCGGGCTGCTCGGCTGGGGCACCGGCACGGGCGAGCCGGACAGCCCGCTGGCGAACCTGCTCGCCACCATCGATCCCTCGCGCGGGCGGGGCGCGAGCAACCGCTCGCGCTACTCCAACCCGCGCTTCGATGCCGCGCTGGACCGCGCCCTGGCCACGCTCGATCTCGCCGAGCGCGAGGCGGTGTACCGGGAGGCGACGGGGATCGCGATCCGCGACCAGGCGATCATTCCCCTGCATCATCAGGTGAACATCTGGGCCGCGCGGCGCGGCTTCACCTATGCGCCGCGCAATGACGAGCGCACACTCGCGATGAGCCTGACAAGAGGCCCCTGA